In the genome of Vicia villosa cultivar HV-30 ecotype Madison, WI linkage group LG7, Vvil1.0, whole genome shotgun sequence, one region contains:
- the LOC131620054 gene encoding uncharacterized protein LOC131620054, with protein sequence MTFGYNKTNINTLKTTTQIFSDAKSIIFDICSREDKKDVGRFAMVLENLWKSRNNIVWNNNRKDLARIGIQAYYNWFDCFNVQDVHVLNIDSQFPLVWTPPAVGWLKCNVDAGFNNHYQTMNRAWCLRDNLGRFIVAGVAWDKGITSPIEVEALALKEAIHIAITMNLNNLIFESDSQVRQANMVADSLVKAANSWSRRNFVNVVPPCIDIHLVNDMS encoded by the exons atgaCTTTTGGTTACAACAAAACGAATATAAATACGCTtaaaacaacaacacaaataTTTAGTGATGCTAAGTCTATCATCTTTGATATTTGTAGTAGGGAGGATAAGAAAGATGTTGGGAGATTTGCTATGGTTTTAGAGAATCTTTGGAAGAGCCGCAATAATATTGTTTGGAATAATAATAGGAAAGATCTTGCGAGAATTGGTATTCAAGCTTATTATAATTGGTTTGATTGTTTTAATGTCCAAGATGTTCATGTCCTGAATATTGATTCTCAGTTCCCTCTGGTTTGGACCCCCCCTGCTGTAGGGTGGTTGAAGTGTAACGTTGATGCAGGTTTTAATAATCACTACCAAACTATGAATAGGGCTTGGTGCCTTCGTGATAATTTGGGGAGATTTATCGTTGCAGGTGTAGCTTGGGATAAAGGTATCACATCACCCATAGAAGTTGAAGCTTTGGCTTTGAAGGAGGCCATTCACATTGCTATTACCATGAACTTGAATAATTTGATTTTCGAAAGCGATTCTCAAGTG cgtcaagcgaatatggttgccgaCTCTTTAgttaaggcggccaattcttggtctagaCGTAATTTCGTTAATGTTGTACCTCCTTGTATTGACATTCATTTGGTTAATGATATGAGTTAA
- the LOC131618374 gene encoding ubiquitin-related modifier 1 homolog 2, giving the protein MQLTLEFGGGLELLCDSKKIHHVNVEFEQQNGEGKLTMRELLSWVQTNLIKERPEMFIKGDTVRPGVLVLVNDCDWELSGQLNTTLEEKDVVVFISTLHGG; this is encoded by the exons ATGCAACTAACACTTGAGTTCGG AGGGGGTTTGGAGCTTCTCTGTGACTCCAAGAAGATTCACCATGTCAATGTtgaatttgaacaacaaaatggaGAAGGCAAG TTAACCATGAGAGAATTGCTTTCTTGGGTGCAAACCAACTTGATTAAGGAGAGGCCTGAAATGTTCATAAAAGGAGATACTGT GAGACCTGGAGTTCTCGTCCTTGTGAACGACTGTGATTGGGAGCTAAGCGGtcagctgaatacaacacttgaagagaaagaCGTGGTGGTCTTTATATCAACATTGCATGGTGGTTAG